The DNA segment tttggcccaagttaaataaaacaccctgtatatcctaGCCACCAGTACTCGAAACAATGTGGAAGCACACGAGATCTTGTTTTGCCAATGTGCGGCGATAGAATCTCTGATGAAAGAGCTAATTTCTAACACAGATTCAGAATACactagggagttttagtatagcggaaaacgcttacgttagcgttagcgtgcgacccaacgctaacgcaaagaaaggctgcactgcccggtacaaggtagtgttttagaatagcggtacggagcaaaacgctaacgctaacgcaaatgcacttggcgccatctcgaggcggatacagcaaacatgagcaaaccctctcgttaagcctactccgccgctaatcgagaacgtatatcgaaaacaatgcccatttgtcacctgtacgccgctgtcgaagcatcttcacacaaatctaaagcaaacacgagtaTTAGTGGGggacgaatgagccgaacagtgcaggccgacgactcgatagatccgaagtggacggctctcgcttcagcaggcgccgccatcttgccctacgtacggaatcccttgcgtgcgttagcgttgaacgctatattccggaaatagcgtacgtacgtaagagttctggctacgtttacgttctgcgcatgcgcaatttgcagcacgcaacgctaacgctaacgctaaatctttgcgtttgctgttttccgctatactaaaactccctactATCCGTATGGCGAGACGCGAATGAACTCGATCGATGTGCTAATATGGGTCAGTCAGCTTAAGCATGGCCAGGCGAGCGTTCAAGATAAGCCTCGGACTGGTCATCCTCGGACAGTGGCGACTGAAGCCAACAAGGACACCTTTCATGCACACATCATAGAATACAGGCGAGTAACAAGAGACGAAATAGCGAGTATGCTTGAAATATGGCACAGTACATTTAAGGAGATAATTGAAAGCTTAGGTTACCGAAAAATAAGTGCTGCCCTGTAAGGATAGAAACTCAGTCACCGATAGCCGTAAGCAACTTGACGAAAAGTGATCTTGCAGCGCGACAGTGCATGCCTCTACACGTGTCTCGTTTAATAGTGGAGATAATTAACAAAGCTTGAAGTGCTTCCGCACTCGTCTCAAGTACGACTAATTGCAAGGCCAACGATACGAGATACCAGAGCCGATTCGTGCAGCAGTGTGTCACTATTCTTCACGTAGACTGGTAGGGAGTGCTATCGGATACCTACATCTCGGTATACGGTAGTGTGGCACAAACAAGGCGAAGACGCAGAAGAGACCACACGGACACCGCGCTGTTCTGTGTCCTCGTCTTGCTTGCGCTACGCTATAGCATTCCAACATGACAAGCCAAACAGTGCGCATTGCGACACTAGAAAGCTATATTCAGGCGGCCTGATCGGTGGCAGAAacgtatgcaaaaaaaaaaaaaagaaaactggctgGCTAAATGATCAAAAGTGTGATACAGTTTAGCTTTCAGTAAAGCGGCGTAATCATTTTTTCGGAAATTGGTGCTTTTCATTTTCGGTGTGACCCTCGTTACATCTTTATTGTCAAGGAGTTCTTACGCGACTTCTGATCCTATACCTGCTTGCGTTCTATCACATTTCGCTCACCGTGCCCGGGGGCTCGGCGGAAGCGGTAGTGGTGTTAGAACGTAGAAGCATGGGAGTGTGCTAACAGGGATGAAATTTTTAGTTACTGAATGGTTCCGTGGTCGACTCCCTGCCTTGTAGAGCCCCTTTAAGAGCCAACAACTAAAAGCCCTCCTGCGCGGGTTACCCAGCAAGCGAATATAATCATGGCTTAGAAAGGGAAAGGCGATGACCTCACACTTCTTGGGTCATAACCTGTGACCGAAAGTTCGCGCTAGAGGGCACCGACTCCAAGTTTTGCAGTACCCACGTTTGAAAGCCCGTGACTTGTCAACTGAACTACTCCCAAGCTAAATAATGCGACGCACAGCCCCTCCAGCGGTGAGCCCGCGTATTCCTCCGTTCTGGAAAATAAGTCTTTAACTTTGTTTGCCTTCGCTATCAGCCCATTCTGTCGCCGCACAGAGCCTGCCGCCATTCTGTTCCAgcggggtgtttttttttttcattttttcgcgTCGGTTGCTCTAGTCTCCCTTCAACGATACAAGGACGAAGCAGAGTCTTGCTCAGCCCTCCCTCAGCACCGAAAAGATTTTTTTTGTACTATCACGGTGAATCACTTTCACTTAGGCCCCTCAGTGAAGGAAATGTAACGTcaaagcagtaaaaaaaaaagtgtgtgtatgtgtgtgtgtgtgtgtcgtgggtagagggggggggggcgacatttGACAGGCGCATGCGGAACCCGGGGTTTTCCTTCTCTTTAAAATACTTGGGATCGGGTGGAAGGCGTATGGAAAACTGCTTTTTTTACGGCTAGGTTTTGTTAAGCCAGTTTAGCGGCGGCGAAGCGCGGTTCCTTTTTGAGCAGAGGCTCAAGGCAGCCTAAAAGAGCACGAAAGTAAAGCAAAAAGCGGTGTATTCTtcaatacatttttttaaataattattttccgGATAGTAAATTATCAGTGAAACAAACAAAAGCATCAAATTAGGAAAGAAGATGCACAACCCAGCACTCGCTGTGCATTCATGTAACCACCGTAGGGATCACTGTCTCCCATAGATGGCGCAGTCTGTCTTGCCCGGTTCCTAAAGATGAAGTTCTAGCCCGGGACCAACTCCGATTTCCCTATTCAAGTACATACATGTAAAACGCcgaaattatttattgagaaaaCAACGGGGAGGGGGGCGGGAGGTTTGAATAAAATTCGTTTGTTGGATTTCAGCGAGAAAGTAACTGAAGGAAGCAAAATTCTGCTTTAGGGCCTGGAATATTTTTTTACGAGAATTCGTGAAAACTGGTAAGTTTCAAAGATATCAGAAAGTTGTAGCCTGTTCATAAAGGTTTTAGCGTTTACGGTTTACCGGGCTACCGGAGCCGTGGACGGTAGCGGCAAAGGTGGTAGCGACATATTGCGACGCGTCTTCCAACTACAACGCGTCTGATATGTTTTCGTGTCGCGTGAGTGTTTTCGTCGAAGGAAACTGCTGAAAGGCTGCACTGTAACGAATATGTCAGTACCAacgctttacaccagcagttGTGTAGAATACGGTAGGCCGCTACATTATTACATTATTAGCCTTGTGTCTCTCATTAAACTCGGTGTCATGAGATAGCGCTGTAAACAGTAATACGCTTAGGGATAAGCTAAAACGCTCTAAAGGCACCGCAGCTTAGCAGGGTAGAAGATTATAGAACAGTACCACAAAAAGTCTTATATAGGGAAATATCAAacgaaagagagatagaaaacaAGAGATGAAGGTGCATACAGTAACGAGAGTAGCTGTCCGCTTGGTTACTCCGCACTTGTGGCAAAGGAAACGGTGTAGAAAAGTTGAGAACACGGAAAGATATGAGGATAACAAGCACGAGGAAGGCAATGGACCACAACTGTGGTTTTTGTAGCGAGAAAGTACACTGGCCGCGTTCTCGCCGTTGccctgtggccggtggccgcaccttgagctgagctgttgcctagcaaccgccgcagctggcagcgccatctggcgtcgtctgctcgagttatcACGGCGCGGAGACgcgccgccgcagttgtgttgcaagcgttcgccgcttgcttttggcatgacgtcagaggaggagccggggAAACCGTGTTgtaacagaggaggagccggcgttgcatcgtatatagatagaaggggcggctcggtggaattcgtcggcagatatggaaagtgagtcggagagactgaaagaagccaggatTCGTTAATGAGGGCAGCATtgcgggcaagttggtagtccattactaaggtgttattgcgcaacaaaaggacaaggacggcagagaaatacacacaccaagcgcaccattcgtcgtcggaacgaaatcaagaggaggcagcgagccgaggagacggaggaagaacgagccgcacgcctccagaagcgtcgtaagtatgaagcggccaggcgagtcgattcagatgaggatagcactcgaaacgtgttcaagtcactggacgacaaccccttctcctcccgcctcaccgaccatcgggccgtctttgcggcaattgagaaacaacaagatgaagactttcaaaataaatgcgttgcactttaaaaatgtcttgtcttcaatgtaaccataacttaacgagaggtaacaaccaaacctaaacaccaagacgtacgaagctaaacgataaagatgtaaccgtagagagaaccaagctaaacaacaAGATTAActgtacctctcgctacgcacacccaggcataactgagttaagccacagccaatttccATTGAACCTCAATGTTTTTAAACTAACACATGAGTGCTTTTAGGCTGACGTCCGAGCCGACGTCAGGCTGACGTCGGTTCggaccagggtccaagaattccCTTTACCTTAAGGGTACGGTTACCAAGCTTGTCGAGCATGGTgcggaggaggaataaacattttatttaaatAGGGGTCGCCCTTATTTGTGCACTGAAACGAGAAGATGCGCCGTCGTCTCCGTGCACCCACAGACTTCCATTTCGGGGCATCTGGTTATTCCAACGAGGAAGGCACTGCGGCGGTATGGTTCAGGCCATGGACGACAGACGAGAGTTACCCCCGGTCGAAAGGGAGTAACTCTGAGCCAGTGTAAGGCATAGCTTACAATGGGAATGAATGCACTGGTTTGCACTGACTCCGCCAACCATGGGGCCAATGTAAACTCGCCTGTAAGCGCAAGGAGCTTTCCAGTTCCACCGGTTCTTGACATCGCGACAGCAAAGCAGTCAACGCCGTCATGGGCAAATCAAGCTGCTGGATCTGCTAGGGTCCTTTCCTACGACACCGCAATGcattggcagccactgaaagacgATGTCGCGTCCTTTCTCGACTGCCGGATGTTCTCATGGTACGGTAAAATTTTAAAACTGGCGCTTCAAAAATTTAGGGCTACGGTTTAAAGCTAAGGTTTGAAAAATAACTATCAGCGACGACCAAGAAAAATGTCTAAGCACTCCGTCAGTAGTTGAATTAAAACTTAGCACGCGCTAAGGAGTAATCATTGTATTCCTGTTTTCGTTTTCTTGGTATATAATTGTTTGAGTGGCATTGATATCCCTGTACAAGATATTGATCAATATGTCTCTTTTTACCGTCGCTCGTGTCGAATATTCGCACCGGCTCGCATACGTATTGCAAAGCCTCATCCTGTTTATTTCGCTTATTTGTCTGTGTGCGTGTCTGCAAGTTGACGCTGCTAATATGGATGTAAGCTGTAGCAAGGAACTAGGCCCCCTTACCACCTTGACAATCATGCGCTATTTGCAACTGAGAAACAGAGCCAGGAAAAAGTTTGAGCTCTTGTTCAATAGCTGCCTAGGTTTCTAGTTTGCCAGATTTGACGTGACGTTTTGCGACTTAGTCACGAGAACGTGGCTGGGTGACTTTACTGTGATAACTAATGTTATGGAAAGCAGGCTTGCTTTTTAAACTTTTGTTGATTCGCTTTATAAGCATGAACCATTGTAAAATAAACACTCTTAAAGAAGGTATAAGGCGTTTTGAGAGCACTGTATCAGGCCTGCACGCATTCAGAGTGAGAGCAAACAGTCTGCTATCCCAACAACAGCGTTCGCAAGTTGTAACTGCGGGGTCGACAGTGTCTTTATGTGTGTATAATTAGTTCCATTATGTGTGTATAATtagttaagaaagaagctcgagaacaagttaaggaccgcacaaagagcaatggaacgaaaaatcttaggagtaacgttaagagataggaagagagcggtgtggatcagagaacaaacgggggtagacgatattctagttgacattaagcggaagaaatggagctgggcaggccatgtaatgcgtaggatggataaccggtggaccattagggttacagaatggataccaagagaacggaagcacagtcgaggacggcagaaagtcaggtgggatgatgaggttaggaaattcgcaggcgcaagttggaatacgctagcgcaagacaggggtaattggagatcgcagggagaggccttcgtcctgcagtggacataaaatataggctgatgatgatgatgaattagtTCCTTAATGACATTAAGTACCTGGGGAATAGCCCTCGATTTGAGATACATTTCCTTGCCTGCCACCTGCAACTACTGCAGTTTCTTGTTTGGCTATTTATTCGATCGCTGGGAGTGTGGTACGTCAGGCCACCGCGCTAACCATCGAGTCAAGCGTATACTACTTTCTTGGCCACACGTTTGATGACATACCAAAATGTTATTTTCAAATAAACCTATATATGATTGTATATGTCTTTATTTCTTAATAAATTTTGTTGATAGTCCAGCCTGCCCTGTTGTCTTCTTCGTCTGATTTTCGTGTTTACGACTGGCTTTTTAATTTGTATATGATCGCTTtccaaatgaatgaatgattcGCTTGTACACATTCTTGTGCAAAATACATTGTGAAAGGCCGCTAAGGACTGAAACGCTGAAAAGTGCAAACAAGGTTGCTGCCAAGAACATGACAAACAGCGGATTTCATGGAAGTGTACTTGGAGGAGCCCTGTAATTCAGAATGCCGAGGTATTTAGGGTACACGTTCGTAATAGTAAATTTCAAGTCATCACTTACGTTAGCCCCTAATATACAGCTTAACTCGGTGAAAACTGTGTTAAGTTCATGTGCGGAGGGCAACATCTTTATCGTCGAAGCGTTTGGTCAAACACTGCTGTACAGAGGCATCATCTAAAGCACTGCCGTTGCACGTGCCGTGCGCCAACCCAGCCGAAAAAGCGCAGTACATGTCTGCTGCCATCACCTCGTCTTTGCCTCAGCCATCGCTGAAAGCTTTTCCTGCATTTTTCTGTGCCCTGTGACATAGGCCTAATAGCAGATTATCAGTCACCTATGTAACGCATTAACTTGAGTACCGGAGTTCGTTACATTTCCGTAATTCTGGCTCCAGTATTGGCAACACTGAGCCAACGTGGCGGGTAAAGAAAATAAATCCTCAAGTAAGCAACTATGTGGAGGAAGTCCTGGACGCCCGACGACGGCCACACGGCGCTCGGATGCTGCAGGAGCCGAACCGCGCCACTCGGCTACCGGTCGCCGACTGGTGCGAGCGCCGCGCTGACTCCGCCCTATCCGACCACGCACACCCGACGGGAGTCCGACAGCAGCGCCGTCCCATTCACGAGCCCGTAGTGAAGGAGTCCAAAAAGAAAACAAGCTGTGCAGAACGGAAGCGACAGCCCGGGGCGAGGGGCACAGAAGTCGCGCGCGCACGTTCTCCACGAGAGCGGAGACCAAGTGGGCGACTGCCACAGCAGAGGGGGCTCAACGAgagaaagaaggggggggggggggtcttcccTCCCACCCCTTAGAAAGGCCTCCTTTCCACGCCACCCTCACCTGGTCTTTTACGTGAACACCGGGCACACAGCGGGGGCATTCGCGTATCGTCGCCGAACGAGAGCGGTTTGTTGCCGCGTGCGATCGAGGGATCGGCCGTGCGACCGTTGGTGCAACGAAGCGACGACGGGTCGAGGACTCCCACGGGGCAGCGGGGGGCGTTACACGGCGACGGAGACTCGGTCGGCGGAAGCCGAGTGCGAAAGACTCGAGTGCGGGGGCCTTCCAGAGACGACGAGCATCATTACGGCGGACAAGATTCTCCAGTATGGATCGTTGCGGCAGAGCGAACTGAAGGCATTACAAAAGTTTGGAACTACGAGGCGAAGCAGTAGTCCCGTGTTATTACCACTGACTGACAACTGGTCGACGCTGTGACAGAGGGTGGAGGACGTCATTTCCAGTACGTCCAGCAGACCAAAGACAAGTGACGTGCAGGGGATCTGTACCCTGCAGGAAAGGCAAGATGGGACCCTTGGATCGGGATAGCGGGCCATCGCTCTTGAGGGACTCCGCTATGGCGTCGCCTCCCGTTGACGCTGGCGTTTTCCGCCACCACCACACGAGTCACTCGCAGGACGCGGTCGAGGTTACCCACGGCTCCCACCACCGGTGCAAGGCTGCCGCCGCACGCAGGCTAACGCTACACGCGTCAGCCGCCAGTGTTCAGGCCCCATACTCGGCGGCCGTGGCGAGACGCAACGAGCGCGAACGGAAGCGCGTGCACCTGGTCAACATGGGTTTCGCGTCTCTGCGCTCCCACCTGCCCGACTGGCCCGTGGCGTCCAAGAAGCTCAGCAAAGTGGAAACGCTACGCTCGGCCGTCGACTACATCACCAGGCTCAAAGAGCTGCTGGGTGAAGCGGCCCGGGAGAACCTCAGACCGCCGTCGTCCCTGGCGGAGTCGTCCCCGATGCCTTCGGAACCCGGTCCTAGTCCTAGTCCAGACTCGAGCGTGACTGGACATTGCGGAGCGGGTTCCAGCGATGCGCTTAGCTGTGCCGTGAGGTCGGTGACGCCGATGAGCCTAGCGGATGAACTGGAAGCTTCGAGCGACGCCGGTGGAGACGAAAACCATCATCACTTCCTGGAACTGGCCCACTGGTTCGGCTACGCCTCTTAGCGTGACTGCTGCGCAGGGAAAGGGaccgctcgatttgcttagtgcGGAAGGGTGCCAGAGACACTCCTTGAATGTTCCTTTTCTTGATCGGTTGTGCTCTGCGTCCGCTCAGCACCAGTATTAACATTGTTCCAAAAGACTGAGAAAAGTGCGAAGGTGCCACCGGAGGAGGCTACGCCAAAGGTGAGCTCAGCTTGCTGCTCACTTGTGACTACTCGCATGGCACAAAACAAAATGGATTAAGCAGAAAAATTCAGAGACAGAGCTTTCCATGAAACTGATGCGTGCATAAAATTTACGCAATTATTTTTCCTTACACCAAAATAATAATAACGCCGTATCTTGTGCATTCAACGATCTAAACGCGGTGATTGTGAGGAACTTTGCAAATAGCGGCCCACGATCATCACTAACCTTTTTGTAGCGTGTCGTTGCACGAGTTAATCGATTCCAGTATTCCCACTGGAACCCACGACGGCAAATATTTTATATGTTTACTACAGGAGGCGCTAAGTCTAAGCTACAACTGCTAGGTTCTTACTGTATCGGACGAGCGTCATGGCCGCTGCATCATATTCTTGCACGGCACTCGCACCGATTCCCGTCGGCTGCGAGATCTCCTGCGTGTCACATAGGTGATCTATAACAAAGGTCCATGATGGCGCAATGTCGATGCAATAAGAGCAGTCGGCTACTTTGCACGTGTCTTTCTTCACTGTTCAGTATTTTGTAGTATTATCTTTGTCAAGTAATTATTGAAAACTTGGTCACGTGAACTGATATTGTCTTGCGAGAAAATTCATGCCATTAGTGCTTGTGTGAATTCATTTTCTTCAAATCTACACTGAATGTAAATACAGCGCCGCCGGAACTTCGTTAAGTTATTACACAAAATTGAACCAGAAAACATGTATGCACCTTCGTGGTAAAGTATAAAATATGTTGTGACAAGGGGACGGGGGTCTTGTAGGACCATATATGTGTGCACGAAACATATTAATCGGCTTTTCACTTGCTGCATTGAGCTTTGTGGGAAGCTTTAGCTATTATATGAACTCAAGCTGACAAAACGAGGTTCTTACTAGACActgaagtttaaaaaaaaatgtcacaagcCCACTTCTCCTCGCTTAGGCGGGGCCAAAAAAAGTGCGATCATTCTGACAATAAGCTAAACGCCCTAATTTTTTAAAGTCTCTACGTAAATACTCACTAGGAACAGTTTTACATTTCCTATGTTTAGGCCGATATATAATTTCgcttttattgtttttgttttctttgcatgCATGACGCTTAGTCAAAACTCTGGTTTGCTAGATATATTGTATGTTAGATATTCCAATGATTATTAGTTCTATAAATAAGAAAGTAACACTGAAATTTAATGTCCTCATCGACGCATTCATATGTGGTAAGCGTGACTGTTTTATGAATGTGCTAGGGGGCACTTCGGTGCTATGTCGCTCGCTTTCTTCGAGTTTACGGTCTGTGATTCGCATTGCGGCTGTTCCAATTTTCCATCTTTCATGTGCAGTCACTTGAGAATTTCAGAATACAAATACAACGCTATCACGGTAGCTAGCGTTGGTATGATCTCATATAGTCAGAAAAATCTGATGGTGAACGACTATATATTGTAGACAACAAATAGGTGAACTCCATTAGGGGCAGCACTGCATGATTCCTGCAATGCGATGAAACCGTGCGTGAAGTCGGCTGTTCTACCACGTTTTGGGCACCTTATATCCATTCGCTccttgcggaaaaaaaaaaacagaaaccaGTTTAGAGACTTGTCGTTTTGTCGCTTACTGGGATATTGTTTATGTTTGTCTGAACTCGTCATTCAGGTTTTCCTGTATTCAGAACAAAACAGCGGACGCTCGATATACGAGCATATACAGCGCCTCAGAAGCGTTACATATTTGCGCGCTTCTATAGTGTACTTGCTCTTGGGGGCACTTCGAAATACCTGCGAATATCGAGTGTCTTACCGAGGAGCTCCAGCAGGTATCCCTGCAAGCATCGTCCTCGCGAGTAAACCTCACCCAAGGCTTACCCGCTCAGAGTTTTCTGGCGCAGCGAGAATGTCACGCTGGCAGTCACACGTAAAAGCCGCGCTAGCTAACTAGTGGTGCGGCAAAGGGAACGGCAATGCTGCGCTGTGGTGGACGCAAACTATTTTCGTTGATGAAAATAAGACAAGCCTGTACAATAACATTACAGTAATGGGCCAACCATTGAAAGATATACCTTATGTGGTCTGTGGAATATGGCTCGTAATAACAGTGCGGAACGATCTCCTACGCATAAAATGAATTTATGGCGGCCATCGTTCCAGCAAGGCTACCCAAGAAGCTATTTAAGGAGGCGTTCGCAAGTGAATTGGTAGCAGGATTGCTGACGTAGGACTCTAGCTTCCCAAATTCTGATCACCCATGAGCTTGTGTTTCTGCTAATTTTCACGCTTTCGAATGCCCTTGCCGCTAGCGTCCTCAACTCACATATAGAGCGAGAAAATAAATTGCCATCCATTCACAGTCCCATTCTTGCGAAGGTTGCGTGGGTGAATAAACTGAGCGAAATAATCCACATGAGAACACTGATGTGAACCGTCGAGCTTGAgtgaaaaggaaaaagaagtgGTGCGCTTACAAAATATGTCGTCGCTGGCGCATAGGAAATGGCTAAGTGGTTTGAGTAAACTAACCTTGAGCACGACGACGATGCAATGATTCCGATCTTTTCCAACGATGCTAATATGTGAAAGTGGCTCGACATAACCCTTTTGCCAAGCGCTAAAGAACGTGGTTGAAGACCATCCAACCTTACTTACACCCACGGACCGGGAGGCCCCTTTACTGCAAACGCGTGAACTTGAAACAGTTGTTGCAATTGCTGATTTCAGTTGTAGCTGATTCTCgtacgaagaaaaaaattcaacagATGTTAGAAAACCTTTTGCGAATGCATTTACAATGTCTCTCGCGCGAAGCGGTAGATATTTTTACCGCcttgattccttttttttttttgcgacttgACAGCAGCGCAACTTTACTTCGACGGCAGTTGAAATCTGGAGATGTTGTGTCCATTGGTTCTACCAATGTACCATCATGACGGCGTCGTCGCGTCGCTTCGTTATTGGGAGCTTGACTACATTACGAAAAGAAACGAAATGCTCCCCGCCACCGCAGGGTAGCGAACCGGGAACCGGCTCTATAGTGGCATTGTACACAGAaagagagcgaaagagaaagcttTTATTAAAACAAGGTTGGGTGAAAGTCCTCACTTGGAGCCCTGTTAGCCGCGGCATATCTTGACCCACCGGATAACCTTGCGCTGTACAGTTGGAAGCCGAACTCGCCATGTACTGAGCTACCGCGCAGCATTCGTCCTTTGTAATAGGTGTCGTTCAAATGTGCGCCCCAACAGCGATCTCTCTGGGTAGCAGAAACAGATCCCGAAGGCCATGTTTTCTCTGATTGCGCACCCCCTGAATCTCTGTGGAAGCTGGAAACACGCCACAGACGCCATGTTTAGGACGCCAACCTTTCGTGCGAGGTCTTTTGTGCCAAACAGACTCGGAGAGTGGTGGTGGCTGCGCGCGTACTTAGGACACGAAATCAGCCAGTATTGTAGTTCGTAAAGAGTACGGCGTTATGAGCATCGCAAATAACACGTTATTTAGAAGATGGCGGTGTTTGCTGTGAGAATCTGCTGGTGTTGTAAAAATTGATTTCACAGGCAGAAGAATCGCTCCAGTCGGCAGATGCGTCTCTTCATTTAAAAGGCAGTACTCTGCAGACTGTTGTCAAGTGGTATAGGGTGTCCTCGGAAATTTTGGTCCATTTATTTATTCGCAAGGGACGGAAGCTTCAGAGCGCATACATTTTATCCGCGCAATGAAATGGGCACTTCAATTGTTCAAAATAAATGTTGCCTTTGATGCGACATCGTATCGGtatttccttcttcttttctttcattgCAGGCGCTAAGAATGGGCTGCATAAATTGTCACTTACTTCTTGTAGGAAGGTGATATTCGCGGCATTTTATGCGAGTTGGTGCTTTCAGTCATTCTCATAATTACTCTGCATACGGCATATAGGATAGACTCTGGCACCGCAGCTTAGCACAGTCTGCCACGGATTTGGCACTTGCGACAAGAAAAATAAGGCAACGTAGTTGATCTGCACTTTGATGTGTTGAGATTTTGTAACAGCTTTCTTCACCGCAACTAATGCAACTCGCTACCGAACCAAGGTTGACG comes from the Dermacentor silvarum isolate Dsil-2018 chromosome 9, BIME_Dsil_1.4, whole genome shotgun sequence genome and includes:
- the LOC119464949 gene encoding achaete-scute homolog 2, whose amino-acid sequence is MASPPVDAGVFRHHHTSHSQDAVEVTHGSHHRCKAAAARRLTLHASAASVQAPYSAAVARRNERERKRVHLVNMGFASLRSHLPDWPVASKKLSKVETLRSAVDYITRLKELLGEAARENLRPPSSLAESSPMPSEPGPSPSPDSSVTGHCGAGSSDALSCAVRSVTPMSLADELEASSDAGGDENHHHFLELAHWFGYAS